The DNA sequence GGGTGCGGCAGCGTCGGCTTGGTCGGCGGCCGGGACCTGCTGGGGCCCGGTGTCGCCTCGGCGCGGCTTGCGGTTGGCTGCGGGGTCGGCTGGGTCGCCGGTCGGGACTCGCGGTGCGCCGGTCGCGCCCCGGCGAGGCGGCGCAGCGTCGGCCTGCTCGCCGGCGGGGACCCGCTGCGGGCCGGTGTCGGCTCGGCGGACGGGCCGGGGGGCCGCGGTGGCGGCCGGGATCCGGTGCGAGCCCGTCTCCGCCGGGACTCGTTGCGGGCCGGTGGCCGGACGGCGGCGGGCGGGGTCGGGCGATCGGCGAGCTGCCTCAGGCGGGGTGTGGCGGGCCGGTTTCCCGGGCGTTCCCGGCGTTCCGGACGTCCCGGGCCCCGGCGAAGGGGACACCTCGTCCCGGACCCGGCGAATCGGTCCGGTGTCGTCGTCGGCGAGGTCGGGGCGGTCCACCCGCACATCCTGACAGCGGGATCCCGGCGCCCGCGTCAGGGGCCGCTGTCGGACCGGTTCGTCCGGATGCGTCAGCCGTACGCCTGGCGCAGGTGCACCCGCCGGTAGGCCGACGGCGGGGTGTCGAAGTGGTCGAGGAACGCCTGCCGCAGGGTTTCCGTCGAGCCGAAACCGCAACGGCGGGCGATCGTGGCCAGCGGGAGGTCGGTCCCGGACAGCAGCCGGGCCGCCTGCTCGGTGCGGATCGTCCGGACGTACCGGCCCGGCGTCGTGCCGAGGTGGGCGTCGAACAGCCGGGTGAGCTGGCGGGTGCTGATGCCCGCCCGGGCCGCGAGCGCCGGCGTGCCCAGGTCCTCGTCGAGGTGCTCGGCGATGTACGCGGTGAGGTCGCGGACCTCGCGGTGCTCCGGCGGGGGACCGGACAGGAACAGGCTCACCTGGGCCTGGTTCCCCGGCCGCTGCAGGTACGTGACCAGCGCGCGGGCCGCCTCGCGGGCCAGCGACGGGCCGTGGTCGGCCTCCACCAGCGACAGCGTCAGGTCGAGCCCGCTCGTCACGCCCGCCGCCGTGTAGACGTTGCCGTGGCGGACGTACAGCGGCACCGGGTCCACCGTCACCGCCGGGTAGTCCCGGGCGAGCCGGGCCGCGTAGCGCCAGTGCGTGGTCGCGCGACGGCCGTTGAGCAGGCCGGCCGCGGCGAGCACCTCGGCGCCCGTGCACACCGACGCGACCCGGCGGCTGGTGCGGGCGAGCCGCCGGACGTGGGCGAGGACGCGCTCGTCGGCCGCTGCGGCCGGGCTGCCCCAGCCGCCCGCGACGACCAGCGTGTCGAGGTCGCCGGTCACCTGGTCGAGCCGCAGGTGCGGCTGCAGCACCAGCCCGGCGCAGGTGCGGATGCCGTGCCCGTCGACCGAGGCGAGCTGGATCTCGTACGGCGGCCGCGCGCCGAGCCGGTTGGCCGCGTCGAACACATCGGCGGGACAGGCGATGTCCAGCAGCTCGGCGTCGGCGTACCCGACGATCACGACCCGTCTGGGTGACCCTGGCATGATCGAACGCTAGCAGCCGGACCGGGCACTCGGACGCGGTTCGCAGGAATCCGGACATCGGCGGCCCGTCCGGCGCGGCGGCCCGCCATGGTCGGGGACATGACCGATGAGCAGAAGACCATCGCCTTCGTCGTTTACCCCGGGCTGACGCCGCTCGACCTCGTGGGCCCGCTCCAGGTGCTCAGCGCGCTCGCGCAGCTGGACGCCGGGTACCGGACCGTCGTGGTCGGCGCGAGCAAGGACACCGTCGGCACGGACACGCCGTTGCGCGTCGCCCCGAGCCACACCTTCGACGAGGTCCCGGCGCCGTACGCGCTGCTGGTCCCCGGGGGCACCGTGCCGACGCTGCGGGCGATGGCCGACGAGCGCCTCCTCGCCTGGCTGCGCACCGCGGCCGCGGGGGCGGAGCTGGTGACGTCGGTCTGCACCGGGTCGCTGGTCCTCGGCGCGGCGGGCCTCCTCGAAGGCAAGGAGGCGACCACGCACTGGATGTTCCGCGACGTCCTCGCCGGGCTCGGCGCCACGCCGGTCGCGCGGCGGTGGGTGGAGGACGGCGCGGTGATCACCGCCGCCGGGGTGTCGGCGGGCATCGACCTCGCGCTGCACCTGGTCGAACGGCTGGCCGGGCGGCAGCTGGCGACGAACGTCCAGTTCGGCATCGAGTACGACCCGGAGCCGCCGCAGGGCGCGCTGGACTGGGCGAACCCGCCCTACGGCGACCTCAAGCCGCTGCGCGAGCACACCCTGCGGGCGGGGCTGGCCGATCACCCGGCGTTGCTGGAGAAGCTGCTCGCGCACACCTGACCGACGTCGTCGGCCATCCGGGTGATCGGCGGACGCGCCGCGCGCCCGGCGGTTAGATTCAGCTCGCTCGATCAGGTGATCTCGCGGGTGGGGTGTTGTAGCCGTGCGGTTCCAGGTGCTCGGCCCGATGACGGCCTCCGTCCCGCTGCCCTCGGCGGCCCAGCCGCGGCGGCTGCTCGCCGTCCTGCTCGCCCGCGCCGGCCAGTACGTCGGCCGCGACACGCTGGTCGACGAGCTGTGGCCGGACGGCGCGCCGTCGAGCGCCGCGGCCATCGTGCAGGTCACCGTGTCGAAGCTGCGCAAGACGCTCTCACCCGGCCTCGGCGCCGCCGAGGCCGGGCAGCGGCTGCGGTCCGGGCCGCGGGGGTACGCGCTGACCGTCGAGCCGGGGGAGCTGGACGCGGACGAGTTCCTGACGTGGGTGTCGGCGGGCGCCGACGACCGCGCCCAGCGCCGGCGCGCCCTCGAACGGGCGCTGGCCTGCTGGCGGGGCGACGCGTTCGCCGACGTCGCCGGCGGGCCGCTGCTGGAGGCGCACAAGCTGTGGCTGGAGGACCGGCGCTCGGCGGCGCTGCTCCAGCTGGTCGAGCTGGAGCTCGCCGACGGCGACGGCCGGTCCGTGGTCGAACGGCTCGGCCCGGTGGTCGCGGCCCGGCCCGCCGACGAGCGGTTCGCCGCCCGGCTCGCGGCCGCCCTCGGCGCGGTCGGCCGCCGCGAATCGGCGCTGGAGGTGCTCCGCCGGACGCGGCGGGCGCTCTGGGAGGAGGCGGGGGTGTGGCCGGGCGCGGACCTCGTCGCGGTGTACCGCCGGATCGCCGGCACCGAGTGGACGACGCCGGGCCCGCCCGCCCAGCTCCCGCCCGCCGTGCCCGACTTCACCGGCCGCGCGGCCGAACTCGCCGACGTCACCCGCGCGCTGCGGGGACCGGCGCCGGTCGTGCTGCACGGCGCCGCCGGGGCCGGGAAGTCCGCTCTCGCCGTGCAAGCCGCCTGGCGCGTCCGCCGCCGCTTCCCCGACGGCCAGCTGATGGCGTCGCTGCGCGGCCCGGACGGGACGCCCGCCGAACCCGCGGCCGTGCTGGCGGGGTTCCTGCGCGTGCTCGGGGCGACCCCGGCCGAACTGGCCGACCGCGCGGGGCTGCCGGGGCTGTGGCGCGGCTACACCGCCGACCGCCGGTTGCTGGTGCTGCTGGAAGACGCCGCGTCCGAGGCCCAGGTGCGCGCCCTGCTGCCGAGCGGCCCCGGCTGCGCGGCGCTGGTCACGGCCCGCCGCGAGCTGCCCGGTCTTTGCGGCGCGCACCCGGTTCCGGTGCGCGATCTGTCCACAGAGGACGCTGGAGCGCTGCTGGCCGCGATCGCGGGGGAGTCCCGGCTGCGCGCGGAACCCGAAGCCGCGCAACGGCTTCTCGGCCACTGCGGCGGCCTCGCCCTGGCCGTCCGGATCGCCGGTACCCGGCTCGCGGCGCGCCCGAACCTGCCGGTCGCCGAGCTCGCCGCGAGACTGTCCGACGACCGGCGGCGGCTCGACGAGCTGACGGCGGGGGACCTGAGCGTCCGGGCCGCGGTGGCCTCGGCGCTGCGCGAGCGCCCCGCCGCGGACATCGCACTGGTGAGACTGCTCGCCGCCTTCGACGGCGCGGTCCCGGACTGGTCGGCTGCGGCGTTGCTCGACCGGCCGACCGCGGAAGCCCGCGACCGCCTCGACGCACTGGCCGCCGCACACCTGCTGGACCCGTCCGGAACGGTCCCGCCCTTCGTGCGGCTGGTGTTGGCGGAGGGCCGGCCGGGGGAGGTCGACCCGGCCGCGCTGCGCCGCGCTTGCGAGGCCGCGCTGGCGCTGGCCGAGCACGCGTTGGGCCGCCAGGCACACCGGCCGGCTGGGGTGGCTGGTGCTGCGGCGGTGGCCGAGCCGGATGCGGTGGTGGAGGGGTGGCGTTCGGCGGGAACGTCGGGTGGCGCGGCGGTGGCCGAGTCCGACCGAGCGGTGCGGGGGCGGCGGTCGGCGGGGGTGGCCGAGCCGGATCCGGTGGGGCAGGGGTGGCGGTCGTCGGGTGCCGGGGCGGTGGCCGACGACCGAGCGGTGCGGGGGCGGCGTCCGGCGGGGGTGGCTGGTGTTGCGGCGCTGGCCGAGCCGGATCCCGTGGCGCAGGGGCGGCGGTGGGCGGAAGCGGCCGGCGCTCCCATCCCGGCCCAGCCCGACCTGGCGGCGCGGCGGCGGCCGGCTGATGGTGCGGCGGTGGCCGAGCCCGACCCGACGGTGCCCGGGCGGCGGTCGGCGGACGCCCCTGATACTCCCGCGGCCGCCAAGCCCGACCCCGCCGTCCTGCGCCGGATCGCGGCTGACCCCGCTGCCTGGGCCGCCGCCGAAACCGGGCACCTCGCGGCCGCCGTCCGGCTGGCTGGGGCTCGGGGGTGGCACGAGCTGACCGAGCAGCTCGCGGATGCCTGCACCGCGCTCGCCGGCACGCCGTGGCTCGGGCATGCCGCTCGCGCCGTCACCGTGGCCGGGCTGGCTGCGGCCCGGCGCCGTCGTGATCCGCACGCCGAGGCCGAGAAGCTCTTCACCCTCGGCTCGGTGCACTGGCAGCACGGCCGGTGGCGGCAGGCGCGGAACTACTTCGTGATGGCCGAGCACCGCTTCCGGCTCCTGGACGATCCGCGGGGTACCGGGACCGCGCTGGCCGCGCTCGCCGACGTCCACCTCGACGGTGGTGATCCGCGGGCCGCCGAGGCCGAACTGCGGGAAGCCCTCGACCTGCTGCGTGCCTGCGGGGACCGGCGGGGGCAGGCGGCCGCGGCGGCTCAGCTGGGCTCGCTCGCCGAAGACGTCGGGGACGTGCGGGGTGCGGTCGAGAGCTTCGAAGTCAGCATGCTGCTCGCCCGCGAATGCGACGACGGTCGCTGGCACGACCAGGCCGCGAAGCGCTACGCCGACGTCCTGCGCCGCCACGGCGGGCACGACCAGGCGGCCGACCTGCTCACCGGTGCGCTCGGCGGTGCCGTCCGGACGCGGGAGCGGCACTGGGAGGCGCACGTCCTGCGCAGCCTCGGCGACCTGCACACCGACGCCGGCGAGCTTGCCGACGGGCGGCGCTGCCTGACGCGGTCGCTGGCGCTGTTCGACCAGATCGGGCACCGGCACGCCGCCGCCTACACCCACCGCAGCCTCGCCGAAGCCTGCCGCCGCGCGGGTGATCCGGCGGGGGCACGGCGGCACCTGCTGGCCGCCATGGGCGTGTTCCGGGAGCTGCACGACCGCCGCGGTGCCGGGTACGCCCTGCTCAGCCTGGGCCGGACGCACGCGACCGAAGACGCCGCACCCGAGGCGGCGCGGTGCCTGCGCAGCTCGGCCGGGCTGTTCCGCGAGCTCGGGTTCCCGCTGTGGGAGCTGCGCGCGCTGGGGGAGCTGGCCGGCGTGACCGGTGAATCCCCGGCCCGCGACCGCAGTCGTGAACTCTTGACGAAGATCAGGACCTGACGGGCCCGTGCCCCGGTCCGCGGCGGCGGGTGTTTGGCGAAGTTATGGCCGCCCCGATTTGGCTGCCGCCGTTCGGATCGTCGCACGAGAAGGAGCAAGGCATGCCGGCACAACGGATTCTGGCGCGGGCGGCACTGGGGCTCGTCGCTTCGGCCGCGATGGTCGTCTTCGCCACGATCGGCACCGCGTCGGCGAGCGTCGAGGTCACCAAGCTGACCCAGGCGCAGGCGGCGTCGCAGCTGTCCGCGGCCGGGGTGACCCACTCGTCCAGCGGGAACTGCACGACGCGGTCGAACTCGACCTGCACGTCCTACGAGCAGATCAACCAGAGCACGGTCAGCGGCGTGATCACGCTGAAGCGCGCCAGCGGCTGCGCGATCAACATCACCGGCGGGACCGAGGTCGGCCACGCGTCGGGCACCTACAGCCACTACAACGGCTACAAGGTCGACATCTCGCACAACAGCTGTATCGACGCCTACATCAAGAACAGCTTCGGCTACATCGGCCTGCGCGGCGACGGTTACCCGCAGTGGAAGGCCGGGTCCGGCAACCTCTACTGCGACGAGGGCAACCACTGGGACATCACCTACTACACCTGCGGCTGCTGACGTCCCGGGGCCTGTCCGTTCCGAGGGCGGCGGACAGGCCCCGGTTACCGGCCGCGACGGCCGGGTACCCCCGTGGGTGGAGGTGAGGAGATGACTTCGCACAGCACCCCGGCTCCCCGCCCGCGCACGGCGCTGATCGGCGCGGCGGCGGGCTTCGTCCTCCTGGCCGGGCTCTACCTGGTCCTGGCCCCGTGGATCGCCGGCTTCGGCGGCGCGGGCGTGCTCGCGCTGAGCGACACCCTGGTCGGGCTGGTCCTGATCGCGCTGGCGATCGCCCGCACGGCCACCCGCCGGCTCGCCCTGATCGGCTGGGTCGTCCCGGTCCTCGGCGCGTGGGCCGCCGTTTCGCCGTGGCTGCTCCGCCACGGCGGTGAAACCCCGCCGTCGACCGGTGCCCTGATCGGCAACGTCGCGGCGGGCGCCGTGGTCGTCGTCGCGGGGGTGGCGCTGGCCCGGCGGGTCAGTTCTTGATCAGCAGCCAGTCGCCCGCGCCGGCACCGGGGCGGTACGGGCTGTCGGCCCGCTTCGCGACCACGCCGGGGAGGCCGTGCTGGCGGCTGGCCCCGGCGACGGCCTCGCCGCCACCGGAGAAGTAGCGCGGCACCTGCCAGTGCCGGTCCTCGACGGCCAGGCCGTCGAGCAGTTCCCGGCGTTTCGCGTAGGGCAGGTCCAGGGTCGGCTTGCCGTCGAGGTGCAGGACGTCGGAAGCGAAGTAGAAGACCGGGCAATGGGTCTTGAGCCGCTTGGCGGCGGCGCCCTCGGCCTTCCGGCGTTCTTCGAGACCGCCGGCGTCCGGCTTGCCGTCCTTGATCACGACGACTTCGCCGTCCAGCAGCACTTCCGTCGACCCGAGCTCTTC is a window from the Amycolatopsis sp. cg9 genome containing:
- a CDS encoding DJ-1/PfpI family protein: MTDEQKTIAFVVYPGLTPLDLVGPLQVLSALAQLDAGYRTVVVGASKDTVGTDTPLRVAPSHTFDEVPAPYALLVPGGTVPTLRAMADERLLAWLRTAAAGAELVTSVCTGSLVLGAAGLLEGKEATTHWMFRDVLAGLGATPVARRWVEDGAVITAAGVSAGIDLALHLVERLAGRQLATNVQFGIEYDPEPPQGALDWANPPYGDLKPLREHTLRAGLADHPALLEKLLAHT
- a CDS encoding BTAD domain-containing putative transcriptional regulator, with the translated sequence MRFQVLGPMTASVPLPSAAQPRRLLAVLLARAGQYVGRDTLVDELWPDGAPSSAAAIVQVTVSKLRKTLSPGLGAAEAGQRLRSGPRGYALTVEPGELDADEFLTWVSAGADDRAQRRRALERALACWRGDAFADVAGGPLLEAHKLWLEDRRSAALLQLVELELADGDGRSVVERLGPVVAARPADERFAARLAAALGAVGRRESALEVLRRTRRALWEEAGVWPGADLVAVYRRIAGTEWTTPGPPAQLPPAVPDFTGRAAELADVTRALRGPAPVVLHGAAGAGKSALAVQAAWRVRRRFPDGQLMASLRGPDGTPAEPAAVLAGFLRVLGATPAELADRAGLPGLWRGYTADRRLLVLLEDAASEAQVRALLPSGPGCAALVTARRELPGLCGAHPVPVRDLSTEDAGALLAAIAGESRLRAEPEAAQRLLGHCGGLALAVRIAGTRLAARPNLPVAELAARLSDDRRRLDELTAGDLSVRAAVASALRERPAADIALVRLLAAFDGAVPDWSAAALLDRPTAEARDRLDALAAAHLLDPSGTVPPFVRLVLAEGRPGEVDPAALRRACEAALALAEHALGRQAHRPAGVAGAAAVAEPDAVVEGWRSAGTSGGAAVAESDRAVRGRRSAGVAEPDPVGQGWRSSGAGAVADDRAVRGRRPAGVAGVAALAEPDPVAQGRRWAEAAGAPIPAQPDLAARRRPADGAAVAEPDPTVPGRRSADAPDTPAAAKPDPAVLRRIAADPAAWAAAETGHLAAAVRLAGARGWHELTEQLADACTALAGTPWLGHAARAVTVAGLAAARRRRDPHAEAEKLFTLGSVHWQHGRWRQARNYFVMAEHRFRLLDDPRGTGTALAALADVHLDGGDPRAAEAELREALDLLRACGDRRGQAAAAAQLGSLAEDVGDVRGAVESFEVSMLLARECDDGRWHDQAAKRYADVLRRHGGHDQAADLLTGALGGAVRTRERHWEAHVLRSLGDLHTDAGELADGRRCLTRSLALFDQIGHRHAAAYTHRSLAEACRRAGDPAGARRHLLAAMGVFRELHDRRGAGYALLSLGRTHATEDAAPEAARCLRSSAGLFRELGFPLWELRALGELAGVTGESPARDRSRELLTKIRT
- a CDS encoding SPW repeat protein, with amino-acid sequence MTSHSTPAPRPRTALIGAAAGFVLLAGLYLVLAPWIAGFGGAGVLALSDTLVGLVLIALAIARTATRRLALIGWVVPVLGAWAAVSPWLLRHGGETPPSTGALIGNVAAGAVVVVAGVALARRVSS
- a CDS encoding GlxA family transcriptional regulator, which gives rise to MPGSPRRVVIVGYADAELLDIACPADVFDAANRLGARPPYEIQLASVDGHGIRTCAGLVLQPHLRLDQVTGDLDTLVVAGGWGSPAAAADERVLAHVRRLARTSRRVASVCTGAEVLAAAGLLNGRRATTHWRYAARLARDYPAVTVDPVPLYVRHGNVYTAAGVTSGLDLTLSLVEADHGPSLAREAARALVTYLQRPGNQAQVSLFLSGPPPEHREVRDLTAYIAEHLDEDLGTPALAARAGISTRQLTRLFDAHLGTTPGRYVRTIRTEQAARLLSGTDLPLATIARRCGFGSTETLRQAFLDHFDTPPSAYRRVHLRQAYG